The DNA window ttatttgtttatttgagatggggtctcactgtgtacactgtcctgtaactcaccctatagaccaggctggccttgaactctcaaagATCTGCCCAGTTTTGCTGAACTCTTTGTCCAGCATTTCACCTATTTGTCTTTTTTGGAATCTGTTATAGAAGGCATCTCTTGTttttttagatttctgttttggtttggagACTAGCACAGCCATCAGTCAGCCTCCTATGGGGGCACCGTGTGGACTTCAGGCTTCCCAGCAGCATTGCTGCTCTGACTGGGGCCTGGATCCACACTGAGTAGGTCGCTGGAACTTCTTGTTCACCCAGGATGCAGACAGAAGGCTTGCCCTGCCTGAGCCATGGCTTCTTTTCAGCAGACATCCTGCTGTTGTGCCCCTGCTGCCACCCTGCAGCCCCTTGCTCGCTTTGCTATTAGGGTTGCCCTTGGTGACCCCTTCAAAGTGCAGCGGAACATCTGCTGTTTCCAGCCCATGTGCTTGAGAAAAGAGGTGAATGTTAGGTTCACCCATCTCAGAATCCCTTAAGTGCCTCTTAAAACACAGTGAAAGTTGCCTGAAGTGGCTAATGATATTCTCTGTGGAAACTTCCCACCCCTAGGAAAGATTTGGGAACTGAGATTTTTAATGTCACTTTACATAAGAAGCAGAAGCTCCTCCAAGAAGAGGTTGAGACTTTGACATagatggggtggggatgggggcaggTTAGGGAGAGTTCTTACAGTCAGATTTGCATTTAAGCTTATAGTATCCTACCAGGCAGTGCATGGTATTCCTAACTGCTTTTCCACTCTAAATAATGAAGTCTCAGAAAGTGAAGCTTAAGGTAATTTATGATATGAAACCGCCGAGAGAAGGTGATATGTTAACTTTAAGTCCTGATTTTAACTTACTTACTGGTTCTCCTTTAGAAATGAGCTGCACCATTGAGAAGGCACTTGCTGATGCTAAGGCCCTTGTTGAACGGTTGAGAGACCATGATGATGCAGCAGAGTCTCTCATCGAACAGACCACTGCCCTCAGCAAGCGAGTGGAAGCCATGAAACAGGTCTGACTTTCTCTTGCTAACTTTACACCAAAGTTTTGCTGATACTTGGTTAAGTAATACATAAATTATAAATCTCTCAGTCAGTGTTCTTTTaacacttataaaggaaaacaattaATCCAGGCTTGCTTAAAGTTTTCAgaatttagtccattattatcatggccaTAGCTTGGTGGCAGGCAGACATGCTGGAGtagatgctgagagttctacatccgaaTCCACAAGGCAGCAGGGAGAGCCTATGCTTAGAATGGGACCCCAAAGGCCACCTCCTCCAGCAAAGTCACAGCTCTTAATCctttcaagtagtgccactccctagtgaCCTAGTGTTCAACTCTATAAGCTAATgagagccattttcattcaaaccaccacaataaacTACTACTTAAATAATGTCTAATTAAAATTCAAGTAGCCTCACTTGTATGTTTGTTTCACTTTGGACTAGGGTATATTATCATGTTTCAGTGACATGTATGTAGGTaggtatgctggctagttttgtgtgtcaacttaacacaagttagagtcatcagagaggaaggagccttagttgagaaaatgcctccatgagatccagctgtaaggcattttgtcAGTTAGTGATGGAGGTGGGAGGCAGCctattgtgtgtggtgccatccctgagttctataagaaagcaggctgagcaagccataggaaACAGGTtaggaagcagcactcctctgtggcctctgcatcagctcctgcctccaggttcctgccaggtttgagttcttgtcctgacttcctttgataatgCACAGAGATGTGTaagtgtaagccagataaaccctttcctccccaattgcttgttggtcatgatgttttgctgCAGTAATAGAAACCTGACTAAGAGGTAGGTTTATTTTAAACCCTATAAATTTTATCCCTCTTCTGACTAAAATGCACatttgagtcaaataataagtggAATTGTTGAGTCTAAATACATTTGTTAAGGACCAGATTATACATCTCACTAATGTTGGCATGTATTGGACATTTTGCTGGGTTATATAATGTCAAGATGtttatacttttctttataaaagtgcTTGGATATTATTTAGCACCCATATAGTTTTTGGAAATGATGcaagaaaatatctaattttcACTCTATGCAGTTATTTCAAGTTAATTTTTTCTAGTATGTTTTAAATCTGCCATTATAAAAAGCAGCCCTAGttgggcagtggtgacacattcctttagtctcagcacttgggaggaaggcaGCTCTCTGAATTCGAAGCCAGTTTgggctatagagcaagttccaggacagccaggggtataAAGAGGAAAACTGTGTTTTTCTCTAtctcttgaaagaaagaaagaaagaaagaaagaaagaaagaaagaaagaaagaaagaaagaaaaagaaagaaagcagtccTGAACTAAAGCTCTTTAAAAGTCACCAGAAATAGCATAGCAAGTTCACTTACTCTACTTTGCATCTGTGTCTCCCTAAAGCCATCTGCTCCCTGACCATCCAGCCTGACTCTTGCACTCCAGTAAGCATAGACCAGGTGgtgatgtgtttttaaaaagaagttcgACTCCTTAAGTTAGGAACCAGAAGTGTTactgtgttagttagggttttagtgttgtgaagagacaccatgaccactgcaatccttttaaagggaaacatttaattggggctggcttacagtgggaggtttagtccattattgtcatgtcggcatgcaggcagatgtgctaaaggagctgagaattctacatcttgatgcaACAGGAAAAGATCAGGCTTGACCTTCTGAGGCCTTAAGGCCCACCTAGTCATGCACCTActccagggccacacctcctaatagtgccactccctatgagcctatgggatccattttctttcaaaccaccagtTGTGATGAATTTATTGATAGCTATTCAGTAAGAATGCCTCAAGATGAATATTGATAGCTGTTCAGTAAGAATGCCTCAAGAAAAATGAATGTAATTCTAAAGTTGGATTcccactttaaaagaaaaatttcaaaatccAATCAGGtgtagtggtggcacatgcctttaatcccagcacttgagaggcagaagcaggtttgagtttgaggcctgcctggtctatatagtataACCAAAGCTACATAATAGACGGACTCTGTCCATTCTCCAAGAAAAATCTGCTCCCCCCATTTTTTATACATCCATCAGTCTTTCTGGCTTCCTGTCCTCAACCCTGGAAACCACTGAGATTCTCTCCCAGTGGATTTGCCTGCTCTAGACACTGTAGGATGTGAGATGTCTGCCTTTTGTGATTGGTCTCTTACCATGTTTAAAAATTCATCTGGGTTGTAGTAGTATCTATTCATTGCCCAATAATACTCCACTGTAAGGGGATATGGTGTATCctgtttctcctttcttccctgggTAGATACTTGAACTTTTCTCTGCCTTAGAGGCATGGAATGTTGAGTCATAAAATGCCTATTTAATACTCAGAGGGTCTGctcatttatattcatatattagaTAAAAATTTGCAAGTAATGCCTTTCCATATGTTGTTCTTTAATCTTTTCATTAGTATCAGGAAGAAATCCAAGAACTTAATGAAGTAGCAAGACATCGGCCACGATCCACACTAGTTATGGGAATCCAGCAAGAAAACAGACAAATCAGAGAATTACAACAAGAGAACAAAGGTAAGATATATGTCACTAAAGAGAACTTTAGTCTTTCATTGTGATACTGGTTTGGGACTAATTAGTATATTCATAAATGGgacaaggactggagagatgactcaatggttaagagcacttgcagaggacccaggttcatttcccagcacccacatcaggcagagCTTATAGCCTCTATAACTCTCATCTCCAGAGACActcttctgtctgtgtgcatacTGCAGGCTCTCGTGTATGCACATGAGATAaagtagagtttttttttaaatggaaatagtCAACTGAAGTTACTTTCTTAACATTTAATCTCATTTTCTGGTTTGTATCCCTAGATATACTTATTGCTGCTTTACCCAGTGCTCTCTGTGAATGTCTGCCCAGCTTGGCATCTTCTTAGATGCCTCTCCTCAACATCCTGTTTGCACTGTTTTTGTCACCTGTGAAGGAACTCCACTCCTTCCTCTACAGTCCCATCCTGGTTACTCATGATCCCTGCCATCCTTCAACACACACATTAGACCGAGCTTCCCAGAATAAGTATTTACTTTCCTTGAACAAGGACCTTTGGTCATTTCCTGGtctctctcctctgccctctTCCCACAGCTGTCCTGCAGACACATACATTCTGCCATTGCAAACTAGTTCTTAAGACATCTTTCACTGCCACGCCCCGTGTTTGGGATCATCATCCCTTCAGTGTTCAGCATAAGAGGTCAGGTTCATCACAACACTCTCCTTCTCTGGTACTTTCCCCGTCTGAGATGACTTttaagaaatgaattttaaatgaaCACTTTGAAAAgctgagagagggctcagcagatCAGGGCActcaccaccaagcctgacagcctgagttctatccctggaacccatgcaGTGGAAGGTAAAAGTCGCTGCAGGATGTCTTCTGTGCATGTGCCATGGTATGTATGCCTGTAAGTggacacgcacacagagagaagcataatacttttctttttcagtaaaAAAACGAGAAGTCCTTTGTTGCATGTTTTCTTATCCTGTAAGTCGGTGTTTTGATGAATTCTATATTGAAGAGCATAGTTACCTAGTCTTAACTCATTTGAATAAAGCACACTGTTCTTGATAGAACTGCGCACATCCTTGGAAGAGCACCAGTCTGCCTTGGAACTGATAATGAGCAAGTATCGAGAGCAGATGTTCAGATTGCTAATGGCCAGCAAGAAGGACGACCCGGGCATAATAATGAAGTTAAAGGAGCAGCACTCAAAGGTAATCGATCCATTCTAGGAAATTGACTTGGAATGAAAACAGGGACTATTGGTTAACCTATGttcagattttaatgaaaatctaGTAATACTGTTTCAGTGTATATAAAATACCTCACATTTTTAATTGACattttctatcatcatcatcatcctcccATCTCTTGTTACATACCAGTTTTTTTACTTGGCTTATTCTTCTAACTCCCTTTGTTCCTTAgtaacagggtctcactatgtagcctctGGTTGTCcaggaacttactctatagaccaggctagccttcagagatccaccttcctccgCCTCCCGATTGGTGTCCTTAGTAACTTTAAAATGGtatatttgtgtgcgtgtgcgtgtgtgtgtgtgtgtgtgtgtgtgtgtgtgtgtgtgtgtgtgtgttcatctatttta is part of the Rattus norvegicus strain BN/NHsdMcwi chromosome 4, GRCr8, whole genome shotgun sequence genome and encodes:
- the Fgfr1op2 gene encoding FGFR1 oncogene partner 2 homolog is translated as MSCTIEKALADAKALVERLRDHDDAAESLIEQTTALSKRVEAMKQYQEEIQELNEVARHRPRSTLVMGIQQENRQIRELQQENKELRTSLEEHQSALELIMSKYREQMFRLLMASKKDDPGIIMKLKEQHSKIDMVHRNSCEGFFLDASRHILEAPQHGLERRHLEANQNELQAHVDQITEMAAVMRKAIEIDEQQGCKEQERIFQLEQENKGLREILQITRESFLNLRKDDASESTSLSALVTNSDLSLRKS
- the Fgfr1op2 gene encoding FGFR1 oncogene partner 2 homolog isoform X1, which codes for MSCTIEKALADAKALVERLRDHDDAAESLIEQTTALSKRVEAMKQYQEEIQELNEVARHRPRSTLVMGIQQENRQIRELQQENKELRTSLEEHQSALELIMSKYREQMFRLLMASKKDDPGIIMKLKEQHSKELQAHVDQITEMAAVMRKAIEIDEQQGCKEQERIFQLEQENKGLREILQITRESFLNLRKDDASESTSLSALVTNSDLSLRKS
- the Fgfr1op2 gene encoding FGFR1 oncogene partner 2 homolog isoform X2; the protein is MSCTIEKALADAKALVERLRDHDDAAESLIEQTTALSKRVEAMKQYQEEIQELNEVARHRPRSTLVMGIQQENRQIRELQQENKELRTSLEEHQSALELIMSKYREQMFRLLMASKKDDPGIIMKLKEQHSKIDMVHRNSCEGFFLDASRHILEAPQHGLERRHLEANQNVH